Genomic DNA from Arthrobacter sp. B1I2:
CTACCCGCCGGTCCCGTTCCGGGCGCCAGGTCCGGACCACGACGGCGGAACGCCTGGCTGTGGCGCGCCAGTCAATGGAGCGCACGTCGTCGCCGCGGACGTAGTCGCGCAGGGAATCGAACTCGGTGCCGGCGCCGCGTACCTGGACGGCTGCTTTCCCGTCGAGTTCGCGCAGCTTCCGCAGCTTTGACGGCAGGTGGCGCCGGGAATGGAAGGGTGGCAGCACCCGCACCGAGCCTGGACACCCGATGGTCCGCTGGCGGGCCGCCAGGTGCAGCGGGCCAAAGGAACGAAGCGTCACATGCGGCGCGGCGAGGTCACCCCGCCGGACCGGCCGGAGCCGGACCGCGAACCGCCTGCTCTCGCCGGCGGGGACGTCAATGTCCTGAACGGGGTTCTGCGCACCGGCGGAAGGTTGCCATCCGTCCCTGAACGATCCTCGAAGCGCCCGGTTGCCGCCGTTGCGGACCGTGAGGACCGCTTCCACTGCCTTATCGAGCGTCACGGTCTCCGGTTCCGCACGCGCCACATTGACTTGCCGAAGGGGCGCCGCAATCAGCAGGTCGGCGCCCAGCAGTGCCACGAGCAGGGCGAGTGTGGCCAGTACGGTCAGCCATCCCGGGAACAGCAGCACCGGCACAAGGCCCAGCAGCACCAGCGCCACGAAGCGCCCGGAGATGGCCATCAGCGCGGAACGGGGACGGAGGCCAGGATGCTGCCCAGGACATCGTCCACCCGGACCCCGTCCATCTGCGCTTCGGGCTGCAGCGACACCCGGTGCCGCAAGCATGGCAGAGCGAGCGCCTTGACATCGTCCGGGGTGACAAAGGGACGGCCGGAGAGCCACGCCCAGGACCTCGACGTGTTGAGCAGGGCGGTGGCGCCGCGGGGGGAGACACCCAGCTGGAATGAGGGAGCGGACCGGGTGGCGCGCACCAGGTCAACAATGTAGCCAATGATTTCCGGTTCCACCGCCACCCGGCCCACGGCTTCCCGTGCCCGTTCCAGATCCTCCGCACCGGCCACCGCCCGGACACCGGCAGCTGCCAGGTCGCGCGGATCGAACCCCGCGGCGTGGCGGCGGATGACTTCAATTTCCTCCCCGCGCCCGGGCAGCGGCATGGTGAGCTTGAGCAGGAACCGGTCCAGCTGTGCCTCGGGCAGCGAATAGGTCCCTTCGTACTCCACGGGGTTCTGGGTGGCCGCCACCAGGAACGGCGCGGGCAGCGGCCGGGACAGGCCGTCCACGGACACCTGCCGCTCCTCCATGGCCTCGAGGAGTGAGGCCTGGGTTTTCGGCGGGGTCCGGTTGATCTCGTCCGCCAGCAGGAGGTTGGTGAAGACAGGCCCCTCCCGGAAGCTGAATTCGGAAGTGTGCGAGTCGTAGACCAGTGAGCCGGTAACGTCACCCGGCATGAGGTCGGGGGTGAACTGCACCCGTTTGGTGTCCAGGCTCAGCGCGGAGGACAGTGCCCGGACCAGCAGGGTTTTGGCAACGCCGGGGACGCCCTCCAGCAGCACGTGCCCCTGCGAGAGCAGTGCAATCAGGAGGCCGGTGACGGTGGCATCCTGTCCCACCACCGCCTTGGCCACCTCCCGGCGCACGGCAAGCAGTGCCTGCCGTGCGCCGTCGTCGTCCAGGGCCCGGTCGAATCCGCTGTTGGAGTCCATCGGGTTGAGGACTCCCCGGCCACTGCTCTGTTCGCTCATCGGGTCATGACCTCTTTCTCCAGTTTGTCCAGGGCCTGAGACCAGGCAACCAGCCGGGCCTCGGTCTTGGGGTGTTCGTTAATCAGCGTGCGGACCTCGGCGATGTCCCGGCCCAGCAGCCGGGCCGTTGCGGCCGCCGTGTCTTCGGCGGTGGCGCCGGGGCCCATCCGGAGCCTTGCGGAAAGCCGCACCAGCAGGCCGGACCTCAGGTTGTCCCGGGCATGGTCGACGGCCCGCGAGTCCTGGTAGAGCCTGGCACGTCCCTCCGCCGTCTCGACGGCTTTGACCACCACCGGCAACGGCTCGAACACCAGCGGCCCCTGGCGGCGGCCGCGCCACACGACGGCCGCCACTGCAACCAGGAGCAGCCAGGGGCCCAGGAAGCGGGCCCAGTCCGGGGCAAGGTCATCGAGGGTTTTTCCAGACCCGTTGCCTGCTGCATCCTGAAGCGTGGGCAGGTACCAGACGAGGTCCGGGGAGGCGCCGAGCATCCTGACTGCCAGCGCGGCGTTTCCCAGTTCGTCCAGCCTGTCGTTGCCCAGGACGGCCGTGCTGCCCAGCACGGCCAGGCGGCCGTCGCCGCTGACGGCAAGCATTCCGGCAGTTCCTGCTGCCCGGTAGCAGGACGTGCCGCCGTCGTACACAAATCCTCCCTGACCCGTGACCTGCCCTGCCGCCTCCGCGTCGGTGTTGGAACAGCCGGGGTCAAGGACCGGGAAAGCATCGGGAACCACGCCGGCCTGCCGGATGCCGCTGCCAAGGGCGGCCAGGGTCTCCAGCCGGGGGGACACCACCACCACCCGGTCCGCCGCCGCTTCCAGGGCGGCCAGCTGCTGCTCACCCAGGATGCCGTTCCTGTCGTAGAGCAGGAGGGTGGGGGAGGAGCTGGCGCGCAGGTCCTCCAGCGCCGCATCGAACCGGTCCGGGGTGCGGACTGACACCCCGTGCCGGCCCAGGATCTGGCCAAGCGCCTTGGCCCCGGCCGGCCCGGCGTTGTGCACGGAGAGGGGAATGGTGTCGCCCTTGGGAGCGAGCTGGGTGCCGATCACCAGTGCCAGCGCCGCAGCCACCACCACGCCCGCTATGGTCCCGGCACGGTGCCGCCGCAGCCAGCCCGGGAGGGTCCTGCCAGCTGGCGCGGATCCGGGGGGCGTCTCCGGTTCTTTGGCAGCGCCCCGATGCTCCGCGCTGACAGTGGGGAGCCCGGTCATGGCTGCGCCGCCGTACTTCCGGCGGTGGCAGGCTTCATGGCGTCCAACGTGGTGTCCAGCCCCGCCATTTCCCGGTAATCGTTGCCGCCGGCTGCCCTGTTTCCGTAGCGGATCCCGTCAAAAGTGGCTGCTGCCAGGGCCAGGCGCCGGGATTCCGTGACGAACGGCACGGACAGTGCCCGCGCCGCCTCGTCCGCGGTCCGGCCCGGCTGGGGGTCAAGGATGGCCCGGTCTTCGGCGCTGCGGACCAGCGCACGGAAACGGTCGACGACGGCGTCCCCCCACTGCGCGGCCGCGGCTGCGGCTTCCGCGCGCGTCCGGTAGTCCGCGGCGGCCAGGGCCGTTTCCCGTTCGAAGACGTCTTTGGCCTGCCGGGCGCGTGCGTGCAGTCGGGGGCGGGCCAGGATGATGGCGGCCGCGATGATGGCGGCAATGACGAGGGCGATGACGGGGCTGGGGACCGGCGCAGCGTCCCCGCTGGAGCCGTCCAGGGACTGCAGCCAGTCCAGGAAGTTCCGCCACAGGGTGTCCAGCCAGGACGGGGCGGCGTCACGGTACTCCGGTTTGGCCAGTTCCTCGGCCGCCCAGCGCCGCGCCTCGCCGGCGTCGGGAAGCACGGGAGGTTCAGCGGCCATACGGCCATGCTCCTGGCACCGCTCCGTAGCCGGGGTGCGGGCCGCCGCTGCCGGCCTGGGCGCCGCGGCCCGGGATGCCGTCCGGATCAGCGCCGGTCTCCAGCTGGCGCAGCAGTACGATGTCCAGTCCGTCCTTGCGCATCCGCAGGTCCATGTAGAGCAACGCCATGACTGACGTCTGGAAGGCGTAGCCGACTGCGCCCACCAGGGCCCCGACTACCGCGGTGATTATGCCTGCGGCCACGGCCAATGAAGCTTCCTGTCCGCTGCCGCCGTGCGGCGAGATGACACCGGAGAGGATCGTGGGGAGGATGCTTGCCGGGATCAGGACCACCTGGGTGATGACAGCCACCAGGATCCCCACCACCAGGGTGATGCCGAGGATCCGCCACCAGTTGGCCCGGGTCAGTTCCCAGGAGCGGCGGAGTCCGGCAAAGGCGCCCAGTTCCTCGATGACGACGGCGGCGGGAGCCACCATGAGCTTGACAGCCACCCAGAGGAATCCCACGCCGAAGCCCAGCATCAGGGGGATGACCAGCAGTACGGCCACGCCGCGAACGTTGGAGAACAGGAGCACGATCAGTGCGAAGAAGAGCATCACCGCTGCCAGTGACGCTGCCACCAGCAGCGCCGCCAGCCTGACCAGCGCCCCGATTCTTGGACGCGCCAGCGACAGCATGCGCCGGAAGCCGGTGGGCCGGTTCAGGACGGACCGGGACACGGGGACCACCATGGCCCCTTGGAGGACAGCGGCAAGGAACACCGACAGGATGGACAGCAGGGCAAAGCCGGCCATCAGCCCGATCCCCAGGGAAGCGACGTCGGCGCTGCCCGCCGTCTCCGCCCAGGCCTCGATGGACCCGGACGACGTTGCAAGGACGCCTGTGAGCACCGCCGCGAGGATGGCCGACAGGGACTGCGCAAGGAGGCCCGCGCCGAGCATCGCCTTGGCATTGTGCCTGATGGCCTGGAAGGAGCCGTCCAGGATCTCCCCGAACATCAGCGGCCGCAACGGGATGATCCCGGGCTTGGGCGGGGCCGTATACCGTGGCTGCCCGGGGTGCGGCGCGCCGTAGGGTCCGCGGGGATAAGGGGAGACGGTGGACGGCGGCCCGTTGTACGGCGACCCACCGTGCGGCGGCCACTGCCCCCACGCGGGAGGCTGCGTTCCGGGCCATGATTCGTGGCCGCTTTGTGCCTGCCGGCCTGCCTCCTGCCCTGCCGGCGGCGCCCACGGCTGCTCCCAGACAGGCGGCACCGGGGGGCGCCCGCCTGCAGAGGCCCGCCCGCCGTCGTCGCGTCGTTCTCCCGGCCGCTCCTGCGCCGGCTCCCCGGACCCCGACTCCTTTGGTGACACTGAATCCTCCCCCATACCAGTCCGCCTGCCCTGCCACCGCCGGCCAAAAAGGTTTGCACCGGCTGGGCACAGCATGACCCCAAGACTATAGTTCCGGCGCCGGGCGGCCTAGTGCCCCGCCATGCCGGAAGCCGCTCAACAGGACAAACCCATCCCGATAAGGGAATATATAGCTATGAAGGCACGCATTCTGGTGGTAGATGAT
This window encodes:
- a CDS encoding DUF4350 domain-containing protein — translated: MTGLPTVSAEHRGAAKEPETPPGSAPAGRTLPGWLRRHRAGTIAGVVVAAALALVIGTQLAPKGDTIPLSVHNAGPAGAKALGQILGRHGVSVRTPDRFDAALEDLRASSSPTLLLYDRNGILGEQQLAALEAAADRVVVVSPRLETLAALGSGIRQAGVVPDAFPVLDPGCSNTDAEAAGQVTGQGGFVYDGGTSCYRAAGTAGMLAVSGDGRLAVLGSTAVLGNDRLDELGNAALAVRMLGASPDLVWYLPTLQDAAGNGSGKTLDDLAPDWARFLGPWLLLVAVAAVVWRGRRQGPLVFEPLPVVVKAVETAEGRARLYQDSRAVDHARDNLRSGLLVRLSARLRMGPGATAEDTAAATARLLGRDIAEVRTLINEHPKTEARLVAWSQALDKLEKEVMTR
- a CDS encoding DUF4129 domain-containing protein produces the protein MAAEPPVLPDAGEARRWAAEELAKPEYRDAAPSWLDTLWRNFLDWLQSLDGSSGDAAPVPSPVIALVIAAIIAAAIILARPRLHARARQAKDVFERETALAAADYRTRAEAAAAAAQWGDAVVDRFRALVRSAEDRAILDPQPGRTADEAARALSVPFVTESRRLALAAATFDGIRYGNRAAGGNDYREMAGLDTTLDAMKPATAGSTAAQP
- a CDS encoding AAA family ATPase; translated protein: MSEQSSGRGVLNPMDSNSGFDRALDDDGARQALLAVRREVAKAVVGQDATVTGLLIALLSQGHVLLEGVPGVAKTLLVRALSSALSLDTKRVQFTPDLMPGDVTGSLVYDSHTSEFSFREGPVFTNLLLADEINRTPPKTQASLLEAMEERQVSVDGLSRPLPAPFLVAATQNPVEYEGTYSLPEAQLDRFLLKLTMPLPGRGEEIEVIRRHAAGFDPRDLAAAGVRAVAGAEDLERAREAVGRVAVEPEIIGYIVDLVRATRSAPSFQLGVSPRGATALLNTSRSWAWLSGRPFVTPDDVKALALPCLRHRVSLQPEAQMDGVRVDDVLGSILASVPVPR
- a CDS encoding DUF58 domain-containing protein; translated protein: MAISGRFVALVLLGLVPVLLFPGWLTVLATLALLVALLGADLLIAAPLRQVNVARAEPETVTLDKAVEAVLTVRNGGNRALRGSFRDGWQPSAGAQNPVQDIDVPAGESRRFAVRLRPVRRGDLAAPHVTLRSFGPLHLAARQRTIGCPGSVRVLPPFHSRRHLPSKLRKLRELDGKAAVQVRGAGTEFDSLRDYVRGDDVRSIDWRATARRSAVVVRTWRPERDRRVVIVLDTSRTAAARIGDETRLDTGIEAALLLGVLAERGGDRVDFVAFDRRTRARVGSAGQGNILGRLVQAMAPLNAELIEMDWPAVPGQVRAVSAHRSLVVLLTSLDSGAPEEGLLPVAERLAGQHVVVVAAVRDPQLGAMLRERDDATGVFRAAAAERALLQRAAVTEELRRYGVEVVDAEPHELPPRLADMYIRLKAAGRL